The following coding sequences lie in one Arthrobacter sp. SLBN-122 genomic window:
- a CDS encoding alpha/beta fold hydrolase: MDSTGTPHDPTVTSYAKAPAKSLTAGGNTYSYRELGPKGGIPVVFFVHLAATMDNWDPRIIDPIARNRHVITFDQPGVGASSGRVPDSIEAMADDAYSFVTALGLSRIDAFSFSMGGMIAQDLALKHPHLVRRLVLAGTGPRGGKDMDKVVFTTYWDIFRATLTRSDPKEFLFFNRNATGKAAAKAFIDRLKERTEDRDKTISTSAFQTQLKAIQKFGRSAPSDLSTLAIPTLIANGDNDRMVPSVLSNDLHRRIKASELIIYPDSGHAGIFQHHAAFARAAVAFLGD; this comes from the coding sequence ATGGACAGCACCGGCACCCCGCACGACCCAACTGTCACCTCGTACGCTAAAGCACCTGCCAAATCCCTTACCGCAGGCGGCAACACCTACTCCTACCGGGAGTTGGGACCAAAGGGCGGCATCCCTGTCGTGTTCTTCGTGCACCTCGCGGCGACGATGGACAACTGGGATCCGCGAATCATCGACCCAATTGCCCGGAACCGCCACGTCATAACCTTTGACCAACCCGGTGTCGGCGCCTCGAGCGGGCGGGTTCCGGACAGCATCGAGGCAATGGCCGACGACGCCTACAGCTTTGTCACCGCGCTTGGTTTGAGCAGGATCGACGCCTTCTCGTTTTCGATGGGTGGCATGATCGCCCAGGACCTGGCCCTCAAGCATCCCCACCTTGTCCGCAGGCTTGTGCTGGCGGGGACGGGCCCGCGCGGCGGCAAGGATATGGACAAGGTGGTCTTCACCACCTATTGGGACATCTTCCGCGCCACCCTGACGCGGTCAGACCCCAAGGAGTTCCTGTTCTTCAACCGCAACGCCACCGGCAAGGCCGCCGCGAAGGCCTTCATTGACCGGCTAAAGGAACGTACGGAGGACCGTGACAAGACGATCAGCACCAGCGCATTCCAGACCCAGCTGAAGGCAATCCAAAAGTTTGGCCGCTCCGCGCCGTCGGACCTGTCCACGCTTGCCATTCCCACCCTCATCGCCAACGGTGACAACGACCGCATGGTGCCCTCCGTCCTCTCCAATGACCTGCACCGCCGGATCAAAGCTTCCGAGCTGATCATCTACCCCGACTCCGGACACGCGGGCATCTTCCAGCACCATGCTGCGTTCGCGCGTGCCGCCGTCGCATTCCTTGGCGACTGA